One Urocitellus parryii isolate mUroPar1 chromosome 8, mUroPar1.hap1, whole genome shotgun sequence DNA window includes the following coding sequences:
- the Saysd1 gene encoding SAYSvFN domain-containing protein 1 produces MEQRLAEFREARKRAGLAAQPSTSSQEAQTSGEKEEVAATPKAVPSWLRQFLVLVWKPRPASARAPPSHAQEAAQPGSSTAQPPQGTAIPPQWHRNQPFLTNVTFLKILLWLVLLGLFVELEFGLAYFVLSLFYWMYVGTRASEDRKKGEKSAYSVFNPGCEAIQGTLTAEQLERELQFRPLAGR; encoded by the exons ATGGAACAGCGGTTAGCTGAGTTCCGAGAAGCTCGCAAACGGGCCGGGCTGGCTGCCCAACCCAGCACTTCGAGCCAGGAGGCACAAACctcaggagagaaggaggaagtagCTGCGACTCCAAAGGCAGTCCCAAGCTGGCTAAGACAGTTCCTGGTCCTGGTATGGAAACCGAGGCCCGCCAGCGCCCGAGCCCCGCCCAGCCACGCTCAG GAAGCAGCTCAACCTGGGAGCAGCACAGCCCAGCCCCCACAGGGCACAGCCATTCCTCCACAATGGCACCGGAACCAGCCTTTCCTGACCAATGTCACCTTCTTGAAGATTCTTCTCTGGTTGGTCCTCCTGGGACTGTTTGTGGAACTGGAATTTGGCCTGGCTTATTTTGTCCTGTCCTTGTTCTACTGGATGTATGTAGGGACTCGAGCCTCtgaggacaggaagaagggagagaagagtgCCTACTCTGTGTTCAACCCAGGCTGCGAAGCCATCCAGGGAACCCTGACAGCAGAGCAGTTGGAACGCGAGTTGCAGTTTAGACCCCTGGCAGGCAGATAG